A segment of the Desulfitobacterium dehalogenans ATCC 51507 genome:
AAAGGAGCTTGATGCTTGCTGACATAGGTACAATATCCCCCACCAGCCTTCCCTTTTTTGGTGACCAAATCCATAAGCTCATGGCTCACCATATATTCAAAGAACTCCTCAGTCTCTGTTGATAATTCTTTATACATCCTTCTTCCCTGCTCGATGATCCAATTCGGTTCCCCATGAGGCTTGGGATTACCTGAATTAAAGCTTGTTTTTTCATCATAGTAAAACAAGTTCTCCAAGCCTAGGCGCTTCCGTTGACGTTCTCGTAAACGCGAAGCTATAGGTACGATATCTACTTGAACCTGCTTACGGAAATTAGACACCATTTCCGAATCATAGTCTGAGCGTAGCATCCGTGCATAGCCCAATCCCACATAATTGGGGTAGCCCAGCTTCCAAGCAATTCGTGTCCGAACCTTAACGAGCTGATCATAAATAGTGTCCAAAGTTTCTTCATGTTCTTCAAAAAAAGCATATTTCGCTTCATTGGCTCTTTTCCGAAGGATTGGATCGGTGGATTGTAAAAAGGGTCCTAAACCGGAAAGATTACGCTCTTCCCCTTCAAAGAAAATCTTAGCCGAGGCAATAAGCTTAGTATATTCAGTGGATAGTTTATTCTCCACTTGTAAATCCTCAATAATTTCAGGTATAAAGGTCTTTAGGGTTAGTTCGGCAATACGAAAGAGTTGCTTGCCCCATTTGTGTTCTAATTCCTGGCGAAATGGGGAGTCGATCAACACCTGATAAAACTCAGAGATTAATCCCTGGTAGATAGGCAAATTCTCATCGAAAAATTCCTGTTCCCGCTCATAGTAGGCATCATTGGTATCAATAGTTTGGCGTATTGAAGCAATTTGGGACATGGAGTCAAACTCTCCGCGTAAGCGATTGATATCCATGAAGATACGGTCTTGCTCGTGGAAATGTTCTGCTCTCTTAAACTTCTCAAGCCGATCTTTAAATTCTCCTTTGAGTTTTTCCATATCAGGACGTGAATAGGGAAAATCTTCGAATTTCATCTTAAAACCCCCAACTAAATAGCCCACCCTATGGTAGGCTTAAATATTTTAGTCTGCTATACCCAAGACACTCTTGGCCTTTATGTCCACATAGTCATTGAATTCATCCCCGCTATGGGCTTTAACCTTCTCAAAGCTATAGATTCCCCGATACTGATTCATCATCTTGGCATAGGCTTGGGTAAATTCATTTTTTGCTTTCCATTCTCCTGTAGCCCAAAAAGCGATTCCGGCATAATCATGAAAAATACGAATTTTGACCCCAAGCTGAGAGGCTTTTTTTACAGCGTAGAGAGCCGCGGCAATCTCCCCTGCCACATTGCGCATGGTCGCCGCAGCAGAGTTCTTACCCACGTCTGCATCTTCATAATGAACTTTGCCGTTTTTAACAAAAGCATAAGCCCAGGCATATTGACCATTAACATAGCTTCCGTCGGTATATACATCATATTCAGCTATAAAGGAGTGATCCTCTGTGTTTAGCGGGTCACTGAATGTTTCCCCGTTGAACCATGCCTGGGCCTCATCTAATGTGGTAAAGGATCGGTAGACCGCTCCAGAAAAGCCATGGATGGCCTTCTTGCACTCTTCCCAGGAAGAAAATACTCCCTTATCCCGACCGGCACGGACAGCGTAAAATTTAGGTTTTTGGGTCCCCATAAAAAATATTCCTCACCTGTTATTTTTTCTTCAATGTTACCATAGGGATGACTTGAGAGGCAATAGGCCTTAATGAGCGGCCTGCTCAAGATCCGAGGCGATTTTCTCCAGGAGTCTGTTCATTTCCTGCTCCACACTCAAGGCTTCCGTATCACACCATTCGCCCCAAAAACCTTTACGATCTGTGAAAATCCTATATATAGGTATGCCCTCTTCAGCCATAATTTCTTTGGCTTCTTCAGGTAGGCTATCGCTAATCTTTGTAGCTAAATCCATAGCAAGACAAAGGGTATCCTCCCGTTGAGATAATAGTTCGATCGTTTCAAATCCTACACCAGAGGGTGACTCTTGATCATAAAAGAAGCTCATAATGACGCTTTCTTGATTCTCCAGGCTTTCATGTCTTTCTTGGTTTTTCTCCATAGAAAATCCCTCCCAATCCCAGGTTCTATTTAGTTTATCCCTCCGGATCCGTTTTCACTCAGTCATTTAACCTAAGCCAGAAGTTCCAAGGTGTAGGTTAGCCCCATGGCAAGGGAACCTACCAATCCAAAATAAAGAATGGCAAACTGTACTCTTTCCTTTAATGGCACCTGATAATAGGCTGATAGATCATGTCGCTTTTTCCATAGATTGTAGACTTGAACTAATCCCAAGAACACGATAATCAAAAGGATAGGGTTAAAGGACTTAATCAAGAGATAGATCAAGACAGGGATTCCCACGAGCCATAGATAGGGGGAGACTGCAGAAACAATTCGCCCTCCATCCAAAGGATGAACAGGAAGAAGATTAAAAATATTAAGGAAGAACCCGACATAAGCGAGAACCAGAGCCAGTTCATACCCTGTAAACCAGTAGAGCATCAAGCACAGCACAGCAGCCAGACTCCCAAAAAG
Coding sequences within it:
- a CDS encoding M3 family oligoendopeptidase is translated as MKFEDFPYSRPDMEKLKGEFKDRLEKFKRAEHFHEQDRIFMDINRLRGEFDSMSQIASIRQTIDTNDAYYEREQEFFDENLPIYQGLISEFYQVLIDSPFRQELEHKWGKQLFRIAELTLKTFIPEIIEDLQVENKLSTEYTKLIASAKIFFEGEERNLSGLGPFLQSTDPILRKRANEAKYAFFEEHEETLDTIYDQLVKVRTRIAWKLGYPNYVGLGYARMLRSDYDSEMVSNFRKQVQVDIVPIASRLRERQRKRLGLENLFYYDEKTSFNSGNPKPHGEPNWIIEQGRRMYKELSTETEEFFEYMVSHELMDLVTKKGKAGGGYCTYVSKHQAPFIFSNFNGTSGDVDVLTHEAGHAFQVYSSRHHTLPEYQWPTYESCEIHSMSMEFFAWPWMELFFEEEADKYRFHHLSEALLFIPYGVSVDEFQHFVYENPDATPAQRKAAWRGIERKYLPHRNYEGNTYLEGGGYWHQQGHIFGNPFYYIDYTLAQICAFQFWQKSRMASQEAWQDYLSLCRVGGSMSFLDLVDLGHLISPFQEGCIKSVVEVINQWLEQVDDRKF
- a CDS encoding viroplasmin family protein: MGTQKPKFYAVRAGRDKGVFSSWEECKKAIHGFSGAVYRSFTTLDEAQAWFNGETFSDPLNTEDHSFIAEYDVYTDGSYVNGQYAWAYAFVKNGKVHYEDADVGKNSAAATMRNVAGEIAAALYAVKKASQLGVKIRIFHDYAGIAFWATGEWKAKNEFTQAYAKMMNQYRGIYSFEKVKAHSGDEFNDYVDIKAKSVLGIAD